The genomic stretch GCCGGCTCGGTCAAGCCAAGCCCTCCGGGCCGTCTGCACGCGCCGAGGGCCGACACGAGCCGTCGTGGGTGGCCGGACTCGGCCCCGTCCCCGGTGGGTGGTCGGATCAACGCGGTGCAGTCAGCCGCAAGAACAAGACGTCGTGAGAAGCGACGGAGCGGGTGAGCGTGCCGGCGGTGCGACCGAGATCGGCCGCGCCCCAGACGTCGCGCACGGCAGCACCCTTGGGCAGGAAATACATGCGGTCCCATTCGATCGAGAGTTCCGCAGCGGTGTCGCCGACGTTGAGCATGCACACGGCCCAGTCGCCGCCGGAGAGTTCGCGCACCCAGATTTCCTTCGAGGAGTCGGCGTAGTAGCGCCACCCTTGTTTCCCGAGCGGGTCCTGATTGATGGCGAGCGCCTCGCGGTGCACGAGGATGGAGTTGATCTCGGGCGTCATGCTCCGGACGTCGTTGCCCGCCATGAGGGGAGCGGCGAGCATGCACCAGAGACTGAAGTGCGCGCGCGACTCCTCGAGCGTCAGCCCCGCGTTGCCGACCTCGAGCATGTCGGGGTCGTTCCAATGCCCCGGGCCGGCGTATTGACCGATGCCGTTGTTCTGTCCGTCGTGCGGCTGCACGAGACTGTATTGGAGATCGAGGATGACCTTCCACCCCTGCTCCCAACGCTGCTTGCAGTCGTAGCAATCCATGATGTCGCCGGTCGTCCGCCAGAGGTGACCGACCTCGGCGGCCCACTCCCACGGCTTGTTGTGGCCCCACTCGCAGATGCTGAACACGACGGGGCGCCCGGCCGCGCGCAACGCTGCACTCATCCTCTTGTAGGCGTCGGGAGCGTTGGCCGTGCCGCTGGTGCACCAATCGTACTTGAGGTAATCGACGCCCCACGAAGCGAAGGTGCGCGCGTCTTGGAACTCGTGTCCCCAACTGCCCGGAAAACCCGCGCACGTACGCGGACCGGCACAACCGTAGATGCCGAACTTGAAGCCGCGCTCGTGCAGGTAGTCGGCAAGCGCCTTCATGCCGCTGGGAAACTTGTCGGGATCGGCCACGAGGTTGCCGTCCGGGTCGCGCTCGCGGGTGCTCCACGTGTCGTCGAGCACGATGTAGACGTAGCCCGCGTCGCGCATACCGTTGGCGATCATGGCCTCGGCGGTCTCCTTGACCAACGTCTCGTCGATGTTCGAGGCGAAGGTGTTCCACGAGTTCCACCCCATGGGCGGCGTGAGGGCGAGGCCTTCGAATTTCTGGGCGGCGAGTTCGGGCGCGGCGGCGGAAGCGAGCAACGTCGCGGCGACGACGGAAGGAATCAGGGAGTGTTTCATCGGGGTGTTTTCGACGGGTTCTCCGCACGCTCCGGCGAGACGTGCGCCGGGCAGCGGAACGAACGCTCAGAACGCTCGCCCGACGGGACCGCGTCAAACGCTCGGGCCAGCGACGTCACAACATGCACACGACGCATCACTCGCCGGCGGTCCAGTGCGACGCTCAATCGGGCAGGAGCATCCGCGAAGCCTCGTCGTCCCGCACGTATTCATTCCTCAAATACCGCGCGGCGAGACGCGCGGTGCCCATCCGGTTGGTCATCCGTTTGACGGCGCGGTAGTGCTCCTTCGCCGCCTCTCGCTCCCCGCGCAGGTCGGCGAGCCGACCGAGATACAGGCGCGCCCAAGTCCCCCAAGGGTCGCTCGGATCGGCCTGCGCGACCGCTTGCTCGAAATCGACCTCCGCCGCTTTCGAGTCGCCTGCGACGAAGCGCGCGAGTCCGCGCGCGAAGTGCACCTGTGCCGTGCGCGCGGCCGGAAAACGACCTTCGGCCAACAGGGTCTCCTGTATCGTCGCTTCTTCGGCCAATGCCTTCGTGCGACCGAGATCGTGCAGGGCGATCATGCGCAGACTACGAAAGAAGGCGCTGTCCGGATGATCGGCGACGAGTTCGTCGGCGATATCGAGCGCCGCAGCCGGATCCTTTTCGATCCGCAGCTGCACGAGCACGAGCGCGGCTTTCGTCCCGGTGACCGTGTAGTGGCCGTTGTTCACCGCCAACTGGATCAAGCGCATCCCGACCGCCGGATCACTCTCCCCACCACCGAACGCGACGAAGCGCACGATCCCCGGAAGACGCGCCACGAAATAGTCGTAGATGCCGATCCCCGAATAGGCGTCGTAGAGCTCCGGGTTTATCTGGAGCGCCTTCTCGAGCGACGCCTTGGCCTTCCGCCCCACCACGTAGGAGCGCAACCAATGGTGGTTCGCGATATGCCAACGCCCCAGTAGTCCGAGCGCGGCTCCGTGCACGAGCTGCGCCTCGCCGGTGGGATCGCCACGCGCGATCGCGGCCTCGGCCTCGGCGATACAAGCGTCCAGCGCCTGCAACAACGGGCGACTCGCGTCCTTGTCTTCCTCCAACACCGCCGCCGACAACCGCCACCACTCGGTCAGCACGAAGCCGAATTCGATCATCAGGTGCTTCTCACGGTGCGGCTCCAGCGAACGCAAAAGCGCATCCGCCTCGTCGAAACGCAGCGAATAATTGGCGTCCAGTGCCGCTTGCAGCGCGGTCTCGACCTCGTCCGGCAGACCGTACGGATCCGACCCGGCGTGCGATCGCGCGGCCGAGGCGGCCACGACGACGACGGCAACGAGCACTACCTGAACGAGGGAAAAAGCCGTAGTGAAAAAGTGGTGACGCACCATGCTCGAGAAAACCGCACGGTCCCGGCTGGACGCGCTCGCGTCAACCCCGGCGATCCGTTCTTCCGCCGGCCGAGATGAGCTCTCGGGACAGTTGACCTTCCCGCACCCCGGCGCACGCTACCAGCGTCGAGCCCCTCCCCCATCTCGCCCGATCCATGCGTATCGCTCTCTTCTCCGACAGCTTTCTTCCCTACATCTGCGGAGCGACTTTCGCACTCGTCAACCAAGCCAATGCACTCGCGGCGCGCGGACACACCGTGCGCATTTTTTGCCCCGGAGGCGGGAAGCGGCGGCATGCCTCCGCACGCTCGGTCGAGCTGGACGGCTCGATCGAAGTCGAACGCGTGCCGCTCGCGTTACCGTGGAGCGGCCAACCAAACCTCGATGTCGTCCTGCCGACGTGCCTGCCGACGATCGCGCGAGCTCGGGCGTTCGCGCCGGACGTGATCCACGCGCACACCGAATGGGGTGTGGGTTGGGTGGCCTTGCTCGCGGGGCGAAGACTGCGCGTACCTGTCGTCGGCACGTTTCACACCTTCTGGGACGACCCGCGCTACATGCGGCATTTCCCGTTTCCGAACTGGGCCGTCTTCCGGCGCGCGATGGGGGCCTACTCCGCCTTCTTCTACCGCCGTTGCACGGCAACGATCGCACCTTCGCTCTCGGTGCAACGCCACCTTCGGCAACGCGGTCTCGCCGCCCGCGTGATCTCCAACGGCATCCCGCGCCCCGTGCTCGTCCCGCCTGCCGAGATCCGCGCTCGCCGCGAAGCCATGGGCCTCGCCGACGGTCCCGTGTTTCTCTACCTCGGCCGCGTCTCTTCCGAAAAGACGCTCCCGATCTGCCTCGACGCCTTCGCGCGGCTCCTCGCGGCTCGGCCGAGCGCACGCTTCGTCGTGATCGGGGGCGGTCCGGACGAGAAACGCTTCGACGCGCACGCACGCTCGCTCGGGATCGGCGACCGTGTCGTTCGCACAGGCATGGTCCCGCACGAAGCACTCATGGCCGAGAATCTCCCCCGCGTAGGCGACGTCTTCGTCACCGCGAGCGAGACGGAAAACCAACCCATCAGCGTGCTCGAGGCGATGGCCTTCGGCATGCCAGTGATCGGGCCATCCGCCCGCGGCATCCCCGAGTTGGTGGAGGATGGAGTGAACGGCCGACTCTTTCCGCCGGGCGACGCCACGCAACTCGCACGGCACATGTGCGACCTCGCGGACGATCCCGCGTTGCGCGGCGAGATGGCCGCTGCGGCCGCTCGCACCGCCGAGTTCCACTTCATCGAAAACTCCGCTCGGCGCCTTGAAGAACTCTATGCGCGATGCATCGCGGAGACCGCAACCGTCACGGCGGAGCGGAGTACCCCAGTCGTCGACGAAGTGCCGACACGCTCGCAGAGCGACTGATCGTCTCCGCCAACCGCGCGTCTACGGAGGACTCTTCACGCGGACGCCCGACCGAAAGGGTGCGGATGCGTTCTCCTCCGTCGTCGCTTCCCCATTTCCACTCGTAGTCCGCCGGGGCTCCGTAGTCAGCCGTACCCTCCGTGCGAGCAGACCCTAGAAACTCGAACAACCTCGCCGTCGCCCCCTCCGGATCCTCCAGCAGGTCTTCGTAGCGGACCAAGCGCGTGTCGATCGGATCGACCGCCGCGAGCCCAGCGAGCCGTTCCGTGATCGGAAACCAGTAGCGCTCCACCAGAAAGCGGTTGCCCACGTTCGTCCGCAGCAGAAACGGCACATGGCGGAAGAGCATGCGGCGGATGGAAAGCACGTTCGGATACGCGTCGCGCACGAGCACGATACGCTTGAGCCGCGGCACCTCCGGAAGCCGCGGGTAACGGCCGATCTCGTTGAACCACGCCGGCCGCTTGAGCACGAGAATCGGCTCCGGACTCAGCGCGTGCAGCCGACTCGAAGCGCGCTCTCCGGTGAAGCGTTGAAAATCGGTCTCCGGCAGATCGCTCACGTCGGGCGCCGTCGCGAGCAACGCCTTGAGCAAGGTCGAACCCGAACGCATGGTCGACAAAAGGACGGCGACGGTCTTCGGCGCTTCGGACTCGAGCATCGCGCGACTCGATCGAAACGCTCGGATCTTGGCAAACCCGCACTCCCCCTACCCGCGTCCGTATCCACTTTTCGGCGACATTGCGGAAAAACTCGTAGGGATCGTCCTCACGCGCCGTACCGCAACATGCACGATCCGGGCACACGTGCCTCCACCCGTCCGCCGACCGCGTGTTTCTGGTCGCCAGTGCCGAGGGTTCCCCCACATTGGAACGATCGACTCCTCACGGCCACTCACTCGCATCCGCGCGTTCTTCAAGCGGTCCATTCGGGGCCGGTTGATGTTGGTCGTCGCATCCGTCCTGTTTCCGAGCGCGCTTCTCGTTTCGTGGCTCATCACCCGCACGTACCAGACGCAGCGACAAGTGCTCGAGCGCAACCTGAGCGAATCCGTCCAGGCTCTCTCCCTGCTCGTGGACGCGACTCTGCGCGAGCGCGAGGCTGCGCTCCGAGCGCTCGCCACTTCGCCCGAACTGCTCGAAGGCGACATCACGCGTTTCCGTCTCCACGTCGAATCCCTGCTCCGCACCGAAAACGAGTGGATCATCCTGAGTGATGCGGCTGGGCGCCAGTTGGTGAACACGAGTCGCCCGGCGACGACCCCGCTGCCCGTCTCGGACGTCCTCGCCGGATCGCAGGAGATCGCCTGGGGCGGTCCGACCTACGTCTCCAACCTCACCGTCGGCGCGCTTTCCGGTCGCCACGTGGTCTACGTGACCGTGCCGGTGGTATCCAAGGATCAAGGCAGGCTCACGCTCACCGCCGTCCTCTCGACCGCCGCAATCGCCGACACGCTGCTCCGCCACGGCATCGGTCTCGACTGGCTCATCGCCTTGATCGATCGCGAAGGCACGATCATGGCGCGCAGCCGCGATGCGGAGCGCTACGTCGGGCAGTCCGCTACCGACCGCATGCGAGCGGCGATCGCCGAATCGCAGGGAGCTGGTTTGATCGAAAGCGTCACCCTCGACGGCGTCTACAGCGTGACGGCGTTTCACCGTTCCCGGCACACCGGTTGGACGGTCGTGCTCGCGGCACCACGCAGCGGCGTCCTCGCCACTGCCCGTACCCTCGCCGCCGTGGGAGTCGTCGTCTCGATCCTCACCGCGCTCGCCGGCATCGTGCTCGCCGCCTCGGCCGGTCGCGCCGTCGTGCACGGTGTGAATACGCTCGTGCGCCAAACCCGAACTCTCGGCGACGCACCGGCTCCGGCCCCCGAGACCGGCATGGACGAGACCGACCTCGTGGCGCGTGCCCTCGTCGAAGCGGCTCACGCGCTCAAGTCGCGCGAAGCCGAACTCGAGCGCGCGCGCGACGACGCCCTCGCCGCCTCGCGCGCCAAGGACCACTTCCTCGCCACGCTCTCCCACGAGTTGCGCACTCCGCTCAACCCCGTGCTCATGCTCGCGACCGAGGCACTCGCCGACCCGACGCTCACGGCCGAGACGCGCGAGATGTTCGAGACGATCGCACGCAACGTCCGTCTCGAGGCGCGCTTGATCGACGATCTGCTCGACGTCACCCGCATCACCCGAGGGAAACTGGTGCTGGAGAAACGCCCGCTCGATCTGCACCGCGTCGTCGCGGATGCGGTCCACACCGTCCGCAACGACGCGGTCGCCAAGGGCGTGACGTTGGCCGTGCACCTCGATTCCCCTCGATCGACCGTGGCCGGAGATGCGGTCCGGCTTCAGCAGGTGTTTTGGAACCTCCTCAACAACGCCATCAAGTTCTCGCCCGGCGGAGGCTCCGTCCGCGTGCATTCGACGACGGAAGACGACGCCGTCTTGGTGACCGTGGCCGACGAAGGCATCGGTCTCACGCCGGCGGAAAGCGTGCGCATCTTCCAGCCGTTCACCCAAGGCGAGCACGCGGAACGCCCCGGAGGCTCGCGCTACGGAGGTCTGGGCCTCGGTCTGGCCATCTCTCGCCTCATCGTGGAGGAACACGCCGGTACGCTCGTTGCGAGCAGCCCGGGTCGAAACCGCGGCGCAGTGTTCACCGTGCGGCTTCCCTCCACCTCCGTCCCGGAACTCGCCGCCGCCACGCCCGAAGACATCCGAGCCGAAAGCGGAAAGCCGCGTTCCGCCGAAGCCTCGGGGCTGGCGGTCCTGCTCGTGGAAGACCACGCTCCGACGCGCACCGTCCTGCGCAACATGCTGAAAAAACGCGGGCACTCGGTCGACGCCGCCTCGACGGTAGCCGAAGCACTGGCTCTCGCGGAGAGTAGACGTTTCGATCTGGTCGTCTCGGACATCGGCCTACCCGACGGCGACGGCTGCACGCTCATGCGCACGCTGCGCGAACGTCACGGTCTCGTGGGCATCGCCCTCTCGGGTTACGGTGCCGAAGCCGACGTGGAGCGCGGTCGCGCCGCGGGATTCGCACACTACCTCACCAAGCCGGTGGAACGCGTCGCACTGGACGACGCGTTGGCCCGCATGAGCCGCAGCATCCCTTCGAAGCCGCCGGAGTAACCGCTCAAGCTCCGTCCGTCGCGCCATCGCGCATGGCGCCGGCGAACACTCCCGCGCGCACCTCGAACACCTGCCACTCGCCCGCGCGATCCGCAGGTAGCCCCGTGCCGGTGGCGAAGAGCTGAAGCCCCGGATCGAGCGCAGCCCAGAATCGCGCGCGGCGCTCCGGATCGAGCTCCCCGAGCACGTCGTCCGCGAGCACGACGGGCGCGATACCGGTACGATCGCGCGCATCGCGCAATTGAGCGAAACGCAGCGCCAGCACGAGCGCCCGCTGCTGACCCTCCGAGCCGTAAAGCGCGGCCTCGCGACCGTCTAGACGCAGATCGACGTCGTCGCGATGCGGTCCCCGCTGCGTCGATCGGAGTTGCCGATCACGCGCGCGATTCTTTTCCAACGCCGCCCGGTAGCCGTCGGCATCCTCCGCCTCGATGTCCGGCCGATACGAGATCCCGGCCTTCTCCGCTCCCTCGGCGATGCGGAGGTGAAAGTCGCCCAACAACTTCCCGAGCGCACCGACGCCGGCTCGGCGACGGGCCACGACCGCGGCGGCAGCCGGTGCGAGCTGCGCCTCGAACGCCGCCAGTTCGCGCGGCGACGGCGCATCCGCCTTCAGCAACCGATTGCGCTGCTCCAGCGCCCGGTGAAAATGCTGCAGCACCTCGAGGTATCCGGAATCCAACGACGCCAGGTGCAGATCGAGGAAACGCCTCCGCAGGGCCGGTCCACCGCGAAGCAGTTGAATGTCCTCCGAGGCGAAGAGCACGGTGGGAAAACGCCCGATGATGTCCGCCAACCGACGCACCGGAGCGCCGTCGAACACCACCTCTTTGCCGCGCGGGCGTATCCGCAAAAGCACTTCGCTCGCGCCCAAGGTCTCGTGTTCCATCCGGTGTACCAGCGCGGCCTCGGTCGCGCCCTCCCGCACGAGCACGCGGTTGTCGCCCGGTCGGAAGGCACGCAAGGCCGAGACGTAACCGATCGCCTCCAGCATGTTCGTCTTACCCTGCCCGTTCGGGCCGAGCAGGAAACACCGGTCGCTCGCGAAGTGCAGCGCGGCCTCCGGCACGTTGCGGAAGTCCCGCAGACGGATCTCGCGCAGTCTCATACCGGCGGAATCGCCACGACCATGCTCCCCGAACCCGATCCCTCGCGCTCGCTCTCCAGCTGCGTCCATGTAGCAGCGAAGCCCTCTGCCAGCGCCCGCCAATCGTCCTCGGTGGTCCGCCAGTCCGAACTGACGCGCACCGTCGCGCGTGCCCGCAAAGTGGATACACCCATCGCCGCCAGCACGTGGCTCGGACCGTCGGAACCCGTCGCACACGCCGAGCCGGTCGAGACCTCGAAACCGAGCCGATCGAGCCGCGCGACCCACCGCGCGGCGTCGTACGGCGGCAGCGCCAGCGAGAGCGTGTTCCAGAGCCGCGGTGCGCCGGCCCCATGCACGCATGCGTCGCGGATCCCACCGTCGACGAGCGCCTGCGCGCACGCGTCACGCCAACCCGCACGTCGTTCACGCGCGGCGGCATCGTGCGTCTCGCACCACTCGAGCGCCGCGACCATCGCCAGCACCCCGACGACGTCAGGCGTTCCGGCGCGGTGTCCACCCTCCTGCCCGCCCCCGATCGCGGCCACGAACCCTTCCGCAATCTCGGGCACGACGAGAAAACCCACGCCCCGCGGCCCCCCGAACTTGTGCGCGCTGCCGACGATGAATGCATCCCGGGGCAGGTCCCGCACCGGCATTCGCCCTATCCATTGCGAAGCGTCGCACAACCACGCCACACCGGCCTCCCGGCACGCACCCGCGATACCGTCGAGATCCGCGAGCACACCGGTCTCGTTGTTGGCCGCCATGATCGCGACGAGGCTCGTCGGCTCGGCGGCGACCGCGTGAGCAAGAGCCCTCGCGTCGACTCCCCCGTCGCCTGAAACCACGATCGGGCGGAAACGACGTCCTGTGAGCGCACGCGCGGACTCCAGCACCGCCGGGTGTTCCGTCGTGGAAACTCGGATACACGCGTTCTCGCGGGTCGCGCGTGCGGCCCCCCATGCGACGACCGCGTTCGCGCCTTCGGTGGCCCCGGAGTCGAAGACGATCCGTGCGGGTGCGCAGCCGAAGAGCGTCGCGAGCCGCTCGCGGGCGTCCTCCAACGCGAGATGCGCGCGTGCCGCCGCCCGGTACGGACTCGCGGGGTTGTACCACGTCTCGTCGACCGCCGAGAGCCACGTGGCACGGGCGCACGGCAGAAGCGGAGAGGTGGCATTGTGATCGAAGTAAGGCACGGCGAACGGTCTCGGCGAAACATGCGGAGGCAAGACTCCGGACGAAGGTCACGCAACTCCCGAGCCGTTCGAACGACGACGCGTCCGCGTCTTTGCTCGAGTTCGCGCTCAACCACCCAAGACCGCTGCGACCTGCGGGTGCACGATCGAGCCGTCGCGCGTGTTCACGCCACGCGCCAGCCCGGGATGCTCGGCCAGCGCCCGCTCCACGCCCTTGTCGGCAAGGGCCACCACGAACGGCTCGGTCGCCTGCGTGAGCGCGATGGTCGACGTGCGACCCACCATCGCCGGCATGTTCGGCACGGCGTAATGCACCACGCCCTGCACGACGTAGGTCGGCTCTTCGTGCGAGGTCGGGTGGATGGTTTCTATGCAACCGCCCTGATCGATCGCGATGTCGACCACGACGCCCCCGTCGCGCATCGCTCCGACCATGTCTCGCGTAGCTACGATCGGGGCGCGCGCCGCCGGGATGAGGACCGCACCGATGAGCAGATCACTCTCCGCGAGGGCGCGCTCCACGTTGGCGGGGTTGGACACGAGCGTGACGATCCGCCCGTGATACTCGGCGTCGAGCGCGTCGAGCTTGCGGCTGTCGACGTCGAGCACGGTCACGTGCGCGCCCATGCCGGTGGCCATGCGACATGCGTGCGCTCCGGAATTGCCCGCGCCGAGAATCACGACGCGGCCGGGACTGGTGCCCGGTATACCCCCGAGAAGCACACCCGAACCGCCGTTCTGGCTTTGCAGAAAATACGCGCCCACCTGCACCGCCAGCCGGCCGGCGATTTGCGACATCGGCTTGAGCAGCGGCAGACTGCCGTCGGCGGCCTCGACGGTCTCGTAGGCGATGCCGAGCACGCGTTTTCTCTTCAACGCCTGCCCCAATGCCGGCGCAGCCGCGAGATGCAGGTAGGTGAACAGCGTCTGCCCCTCCCGCATGCGCTCGAACTCCCCTTCCAGCGGCTCCTTGACCTTGAGCACGAGATCCGCCGCTCCCCATACGTCATCCGGATCCGCGGCGATCTCCGCGCCCGCCTGCTCGTACTCGCGATCGAGAAAGCCCGCCGAGCGGCCCGCGTCGCGCTCGATCAGGACTCGCTTCCGCATCGCGACGAGGCGACGACAAAGGTTCGGGGTCATCGAGACGCGGGTCTCGCCGTTTTTGATCTCGCGGGGAACGCCAATGATCATCTTCGAGGGTGTTGCCCCGAATCCTATCCCGCTCGCCGCGAAAGGAAAGCGACGATTACCCGCGAATGCCACGCCACGACGCCACGCACGGGCGGATGGCGGTCAAAGATTCCCCGGCACGGTAAACGTCCGCACGCGGTGCTGCCATTGTTTGGCCCCTCCGCCCGAAGCCTCCGGCACCACGACCAGCAGGCGACCGTCGTCGAGTCGGGTATTCGCCATCTGACCCGGCGAAAGGAAGGAGAACTTCTCGCGGAACTTGACCTCTTTGCCCCGCCGGCCGCGACCTATGACGATGTCGCCGATGTTGCGCGCCGCCAGCACGGTGCCGCGCGGCGTGATGGTGAGGCTCGCCAGCGAGGTGAGCTCACGCGCGATGGTCTCGATCGCGTTGTCGTTGGAGAAATCTCCGCGCGGCAGACGCAGCACCGCTCCGGCGAGGTCGTAACCGTCGGTGCCGGTCACGTAGTAGAGCGCGTCCTCGGCATCCGAGTACTCGATCCCCGTCGCAAGCGCGCGCACTGGCAGAAACTGGAGGCTGCCCGCGGGTGGCGCCTCGTCCCGCAAGAGCGCGTCGACCGCCGCAGGAGCGAGTTTCCATATCCCGGGAGCCGCGCGGCCGGGACCTTGCGGAAGCGTGCCACGCGCGGCGAGATCGGCCACGTAGATGTTCCCACTCGGATCCGCCGCGACCGAATACGGGTCCATCATCGGGCTCCCGGCCACGCTCGCGAACTGCGACTCCGCTCCGAGAAACATCCGCCCGAGGATCTCGCCACTCGTCGCGTCGGCCACGACCAAACCCGTGCCGCGCGCGCGATCGTCGTCGAGGTTGCGTCCGCGCGCATCCGTGGTCCACGAACCACCCACTGCGATCACGAGCGCCCCGGCCGGCGAGACCGCTGTCGGCCGCCGCAGGATGTCGAGATCGACCGGTGCGTTGAGGTCCTTCACCAAACGCGGATCGTCCACCTTCAGC from Opitutales bacterium ASA1 encodes the following:
- the ald gene encoding alanine dehydrogenase, producing the protein MIIGVPREIKNGETRVSMTPNLCRRLVAMRKRVLIERDAGRSAGFLDREYEQAGAEIAADPDDVWGAADLVLKVKEPLEGEFERMREGQTLFTYLHLAAAPALGQALKRKRVLGIAYETVEAADGSLPLLKPMSQIAGRLAVQVGAYFLQSQNGGSGVLLGGIPGTSPGRVVILGAGNSGAHACRMATGMGAHVTVLDVDSRKLDALDAEYHGRIVTLVSNPANVERALAESDLLIGAVLIPAARAPIVATRDMVGAMRDGGVVVDIAIDQGGCIETIHPTSHEEPTYVVQGVVHYAVPNMPAMVGRTSTIALTQATEPFVVALADKGVERALAEHPGLARGVNTRDGSIVHPQVAAVLGG
- a CDS encoding glycosyltransferase family 4 protein, whose protein sequence is MRIALFSDSFLPYICGATFALVNQANALAARGHTVRIFCPGGGKRRHASARSVELDGSIEVERVPLALPWSGQPNLDVVLPTCLPTIARARAFAPDVIHAHTEWGVGWVALLAGRRLRVPVVGTFHTFWDDPRYMRHFPFPNWAVFRRAMGAYSAFFYRRCTATIAPSLSVQRHLRQRGLAARVISNGIPRPVLVPPAEIRARREAMGLADGPVFLYLGRVSSEKTLPICLDAFARLLAARPSARFVVIGGGPDEKRFDAHARSLGIGDRVVRTGMVPHEALMAENLPRVGDVFVTASETENQPISVLEAMAFGMPVIGPSARGIPELVEDGVNGRLFPPGDATQLARHMCDLADDPALRGEMAAAAARTAEFHFIENSARRLEELYARCIAETATVTAERSTPVVDEVPTRSQSD
- the recF gene encoding DNA replication/repair protein RecF, with product MRLREIRLRDFRNVPEAALHFASDRCFLLGPNGQGKTNMLEAIGYVSALRAFRPGDNRVLVREGATEAALVHRMEHETLGASEVLLRIRPRGKEVVFDGAPVRRLADIIGRFPTVLFASEDIQLLRGGPALRRRFLDLHLASLDSGYLEVLQHFHRALEQRNRLLKADAPSPRELAAFEAQLAPAAAAVVARRRAGVGALGKLLGDFHLRIAEGAEKAGISYRPDIEAEDADGYRAALEKNRARDRQLRSTQRGPHRDDVDLRLDGREAALYGSEGQQRALVLALRFAQLRDARDRTGIAPVVLADDVLGELDPERRARFWAALDPGLQLFATGTGLPADRAGEWQVFEVRAGVFAGAMRDGATDGA
- a CDS encoding cysteine desulfurase family protein encodes the protein MPYFDHNATSPLLPCARATWLSAVDETWYNPASPYRAAARAHLALEDARERLATLFGCAPARIVFDSGATEGANAVVAWGAARATRENACIRVSTTEHPAVLESARALTGRRFRPIVVSGDGGVDARALAHAVAAEPTSLVAIMAANNETGVLADLDGIAGACREAGVAWLCDASQWIGRMPVRDLPRDAFIVGSAHKFGGPRGVGFLVVPEIAEGFVAAIGGGQEGGHRAGTPDVVGVLAMVAALEWCETHDAAARERRAGWRDACAQALVDGGIRDACVHGAGAPRLWNTLSLALPPYDAARWVARLDRLGFEVSTGSACATGSDGPSHVLAAMGVSTLRARATVRVSSDWRTTEDDWRALAEGFAATWTQLESEREGSGSGSMVVAIPPV